From a single Natronorubrum tibetense GA33 genomic region:
- a CDS encoding DUF3054 domain-containing protein: MDTAVGTASRSASIDRETLLLAAGDIGLLVGLVLVGQLSHNVNPIEQPVASLEAIAPFVIGWLAVAALAGLYTRSVVSSVTQTVRLTTVTWIAAANVGLLLRQTVFGDTAAWPFPLVITGFGLLLLVGWRIVVALIVDRL, from the coding sequence ATGGACACCGCAGTCGGAACGGCGTCCCGCTCGGCGTCGATCGACCGGGAAACGCTCCTGCTCGCCGCGGGCGATATCGGTCTGCTCGTCGGGTTGGTGCTCGTCGGCCAGTTGAGTCACAACGTGAATCCGATCGAACAGCCCGTCGCCTCGCTCGAGGCAATCGCACCGTTTGTGATCGGCTGGCTGGCCGTCGCTGCCCTCGCGGGGCTCTACACGCGGTCGGTCGTGTCGTCGGTGACACAGACGGTTCGACTGACGACCGTTACGTGGATCGCGGCGGCCAACGTCGGCTTGCTGCTCCGCCAGACCGTGTTCGGTGACACCGCTGCGTGGCCGTTTCCCCTCGTGATCACGGGCTTCGGACTCCTCTTGCTCGTTGGCTGGCGTATCGTGGTCGCGCTGATCGTCGACCGGTTGTGA
- a CDS encoding zinc ribbon domain-containing protein produces MTAITGVGAYAPRFRISAEAFQEAWGQFQAAGVSEKAVAAADEDALTMAYEAAGRALEAADIDAASVDWLAFASSRPPLAEEDLTARLGAMLEIDETATRHVFAGSTRAGTRALWAGMDALESDSTTGLVVAADAPQGDPDDGIDHAAGAGAAAFVLESEGPAEIVDRTEYAVPYPGARFRTTGEDETQGLGVTQYDRAAFTETIGGAVSGLEADPDVDAAAIQAPDGKLPYRAAGAAGVGTDEIQAAATVHDLGDLGAASVPVSLASTLADGYDSVLAVSYGSGAGADALVIESDDEVPAETALEGGDSLSYAEYLRQRGVVTSGPPSGGGAYVSVPSWRRSIPQRYNLEAGRCPECGALSFPPEGACSSCGALEEYEPVQLPGEGTIEAVTTISQGGAPPEFAEQQARSGDYAAAIVALETEDGSESASIAAMGTDAAPDDFAVGDRIDTTIRRIYTQEGVTRYGFKVRPAE; encoded by the coding sequence ATGACCGCGATCACCGGCGTCGGCGCGTACGCGCCGCGGTTCCGAATCAGCGCGGAGGCGTTCCAGGAAGCCTGGGGACAGTTCCAGGCGGCCGGCGTCAGCGAGAAGGCCGTCGCCGCGGCGGACGAGGACGCCCTGACGATGGCCTACGAGGCCGCAGGCCGTGCGCTCGAGGCCGCCGATATCGACGCCGCGAGCGTCGACTGGCTCGCGTTCGCCTCTTCGCGACCGCCGCTGGCCGAGGAAGATCTCACGGCCCGACTCGGCGCGATGCTCGAGATCGACGAAACTGCGACGCGACACGTCTTTGCGGGCAGCACGCGCGCCGGAACGCGCGCGCTATGGGCCGGGATGGACGCCCTCGAGTCGGATTCCACGACCGGTCTCGTCGTCGCGGCCGACGCGCCGCAGGGTGATCCGGACGACGGTATCGATCACGCTGCCGGTGCCGGGGCGGCCGCGTTCGTCCTCGAGAGCGAGGGTCCTGCCGAAATCGTCGACCGCACGGAGTACGCGGTTCCGTACCCCGGAGCCCGGTTCCGAACCACCGGCGAGGACGAGACACAGGGGCTGGGCGTTACCCAGTACGACCGCGCGGCCTTTACCGAAACGATCGGTGGAGCGGTCTCCGGCCTCGAGGCCGATCCCGACGTCGACGCCGCCGCGATTCAGGCTCCCGACGGCAAACTCCCCTACCGCGCCGCGGGCGCGGCGGGCGTCGGCACCGACGAGATTCAGGCCGCCGCGACGGTCCACGATCTCGGTGATTTGGGCGCGGCGAGCGTCCCCGTTTCGCTGGCCAGTACGCTTGCGGATGGCTACGATTCCGTGCTTGCGGTCTCCTACGGCAGCGGCGCAGGTGCGGACGCGCTCGTCATCGAATCTGACGACGAGGTGCCTGCTGAGACGGCACTCGAGGGCGGCGACTCGCTCTCCTACGCCGAGTACCTGCGCCAGCGCGGCGTGGTCACGAGCGGGCCTCCATCGGGCGGCGGCGCGTACGTGAGCGTCCCCTCCTGGCGGCGCTCGATTCCGCAGCGATACAACTTAGAAGCCGGCCGGTGTCCCGAGTGCGGTGCGCTCTCGTTCCCGCCAGAGGGTGCGTGTTCGAGCTGTGGGGCACTCGAGGAGTACGAACCGGTTCAGCTCCCAGGCGAAGGAACCATCGAGGCCGTCACGACCATCTCGCAGGGTGGTGCCCCACCCGAGTTCGCCGAACAGCAGGCCCGCTCCGGCGACTACGCGGCGGCGATCGTGGCGCTCGAGACCGAGGATGGTTCCGAATCTGCGAGTATCGCAGCGATGGGAACCGACGCGGCACCCGACGACTTCGCCGTCGGCGATCGGATCGACACGACGATCCGACGGATCTACACGCAGGAGGGCGTGACCCGGTACGGGTTCAAGGTGCGGCCGGCGGAGTAG